Part of the Methanobacterium paludis genome is shown below.
ATTGAACGATTTTTTTACCTTCTATGTTTGGTGTGGTTAATACCAACATTTCAAACTTCCCCCATTATTAACTCAAATACTTTATTTTCATTATTTTGTTTCTTATTATCTTGTTTTTATTAACTTATTCCTATTTTGTTTACTACTGTTATGTCCTTACAATTTTATATATAATAACTTAAAAGATAATTTTGGATTGTGGAGTATAATAATAGATTAATAGGTACAGATGAGGAAATGGAAGTTTATAAAGAAATTTGGACACTATAAAAATTGGATAGATCCAACCTTTCAGAAGATGCCATTAAAAGGTTTTTTTTGGAGTAAATTTTTGAAAAAATCAATATTATGGCTACATATAATGATCTAAATACTTAATGAGATATCTAATAGAAATAAGATGTTAGTAGCCACATTTCATTTAAAATTCGATTTTAACAGGTTTTTTATTTTAAGAATTTTCTTCGATAATGCAAACCTTTATATAGTCTCGAAACAAATGGTAGGTAAGGCCATTCGGCTGAATAAGGAAGTGATGAATTGTTTGGAAATAATTACGACAGAGATAATAGCTACGGCAATAAAGGAAATTCTGCTCCTATTAATGTAGGAGAGGAACACGAAGTAAAAATTGAAGATGTTGGAAGAGATGGAGACGGAATTGCTCGAATCGAAGGTTTTGTTATATTTGTAACAGGAGCTAAAGTAGGCGACGAAGTTAAAATCAAAATTAACTCTACAAGAAGAAACTTTGCCTTTGCAGAAATTGTAGAAGATTAAATTGAATTTGAATTGCGAAATTTTATTCCTGAAAATTAAATTTTATAATTTAAACTTTTCATGAATATTATTTATTTTATTTTAACATTATTTGACCAGATTAATATTACCATATTAATACTATTTTATTAGATATTACTTTTATTTTAGATATTTTGACTCATTTTATCCAATATAGTTAGATATTGACTTATTTTACTTAAAGATCATCAAAAATCAAACTTTATCACTATTAGTATTTTATTTATTTAGATTCTTGGGATTTAACCTAATTTACAGTACATTCTAGTAAAAATTAGGTACAACGTTTATTAATGCTTAGATCTGTTTAAATATTTTTAAAATTATTTATTTTATAATTTTGTCCCTATTTTCATCTTTTTTATTTTAAAAACTCTCCATTTAATAGTAAGGTTAATAAAACGTTCGTACATATAATAACCTAAAAAAGTTAAATATTAACCAATAATTAAATTATTAACCAATAAAACATGAAGGGATGGAGGTTTGAAAATGGATTTAGTAACTCTTTTTATTGTAGGTATTGTGATTTTGATTATTTTAGGACTTTCAATTCGTATAGTAAACCAGTACGAAAGAGGGGTTGTCTTCCGCCTGGGAAAAGTTATTGGGCTTAAAGAACCTGGTCTCAGACTTATTATCCCACTCGTGGACAGAATGGTGAAGGTTTCCCTGAGAATCGTTACCATGCCAATCCCGGCCCAGAGGATCATAACCAAAGATAACGTTTCTGTAGATATTGCTGCAGTGGCCTACTTCAAGGTTGTTGACGCTATGAACTCGGTTATAGTGATTGAAAACTACAACAGAGCCGTCAACCAAATAGCTCAAACCACGGTAAGGAGTGTTATAGGACAGTTTTCCCTTGATGAGGTTTTATCAGACACACCAAAGATAAACGAAAAGATCAAAGAGATCATAGACTCCCACAGCGAACCATGGGGTATAAAAGTCACCGCTGTTGAGATAAAAGACATAAAACTGCCTGAGACAATGAAAAGGGCAATAGCAAAACAGGCTGAAGCTGAAAGGGAGAAAAGAGCCAAGATTATCACATCAGAGGGTGAATTCCAATCTGCTGCTAAACTCGGAGACGCCGCAGATATCATATCCCAGCATCCTGTTGCACTTCAGCTGCGTAATCTGCAAGTTTTAAGTGAAATAGCCGTTGAAAAGAATTCCACAATAGTGTTCCCTGCTCAACTTATGACTACAATCAACGAGATCAAAGACTTTATGGCCGAAGAAAGTTTGGATAGAGAAGAGAAAAGAAAAAGATAAAAAAGAGCGATAGATAAAGCTTAAAATCTTTTATATTACTCTTTTAATCTCTTTAAGTTTTAGTTCCAAATAGTGTTAAGAACTTATCTGATTAAGAGCTAATTTGCACATGTCTATTAAGGAGAATCTGTATAAGATTAACTTTATATTTTATGCAATTGATTACAGTAGTACGATACAATGATAGGCTATTTAAGAAAGAAGGATTTCTTTTTAATATTTAAGAATCTGGGAACAGTAATGGAAGGTATAGGTGCCATTGTGCTTATACCTCTGATCGTGTCTCTGATCTACAATGAACACACTTATTTAAGTTTCCTTTTGCCTTCTTTATTTTCGCTGATTATTGGATACACCTTCAAAAAAATTTTTCCAGGTACGGGTAATTTAAGGCTAAAACACGGTATGATAATAGCAGCCTTAGCCTGGCTGTGGGCAGCATTTATTGGAAGTCTTTGCCTCATATATTCGACAGATATGAGTTTTCTGCATGCATACTTCGAGAGCATGTCTGCATGGACAGGAAGCGGGTTCACAATGTACACAAACGTTGAAATACTTCCAAAATCCATACTATTTTTAAGAAGCCTCGAACAATGGGTTGGAGGCCTGGGAGTTGTAATTTTAGTTATAGGCATACTTATAAGACCTGGAACGGCAGCTGCAAGATTATACAAAGCCGAAGCACGTGAAGAAAAGATAAAACCCAGCATAGTAAACACGGTAAAAACAATATGGTGGATATATCTTTTCTACACCGTACTGGGAATAGTTTTATATGTGGCTGCAGGTATGTCCATTTTCGACGCCATAAACAACTGCTTCACCAACCTTTCAACTGGTGGTATGTCAATTAAGAATGGCAACATTGGAGCTTACAACAGCAACATCATAACCATGATAACAATTGTACTGATGACCATAGGAGGTACAAGCTTCCTTGTGCACTACAAAGCAATTAAAGGTCGGGCAATTGATGTATTTAAGGATATACAATTTCAGGCAATGATCGTGTTAGTTTCAATTTTTTCAATACTTCTTTTTGTAAATGCACATTTCACATCTCTTAACTCTGTTTTTTATGTTGTATCCGCTATGAGCTGTACCGGTTCAAACACTTTATCTGTTAGTGCAATGGCAGCATGGGGAGACTATGCAAAGGTTGTACTTACCATCTGTATGGTGATTGGTATGGCAGCAGGTTCCACATCAGGTGCTGTAAAACTTATAAGGATTGTAACCCTCTTTAAAGGC
Proteins encoded:
- a CDS encoding TRAM domain-containing protein, translated to MFGNNYDRDNSYGNKGNSAPINVGEEHEVKIEDVGRDGDGIARIEGFVIFVTGAKVGDEVKIKINSTRRNFAFAEIVED
- a CDS encoding slipin family protein, with translation MDLVTLFIVGIVILIILGLSIRIVNQYERGVVFRLGKVIGLKEPGLRLIIPLVDRMVKVSLRIVTMPIPAQRIITKDNVSVDIAAVAYFKVVDAMNSVIVIENYNRAVNQIAQTTVRSVIGQFSLDEVLSDTPKINEKIKEIIDSHSEPWGIKVTAVEIKDIKLPETMKRAIAKQAEAEREKRAKIITSEGEFQSAAKLGDAADIISQHPVALQLRNLQVLSEIAVEKNSTIVFPAQLMTTINEIKDFMAEESLDREEKRKR
- a CDS encoding TrkH family potassium uptake protein, with the translated sequence MIGYLRKKDFFLIFKNLGTVMEGIGAIVLIPLIVSLIYNEHTYLSFLLPSLFSLIIGYTFKKIFPGTGNLRLKHGMIIAALAWLWAAFIGSLCLIYSTDMSFLHAYFESMSAWTGSGFTMYTNVEILPKSILFLRSLEQWVGGLGVVILVIGILIRPGTAAARLYKAEAREEKIKPSIVNTVKTIWWIYLFYTVLGIVLYVAAGMSIFDAINNCFTNLSTGGMSIKNGNIGAYNSNIITMITIVLMTIGGTSFLVHYKAIKGRAIDVFKDIQFQAMIVLVSIFSILLFVNAHFTSLNSVFYVVSAMSCTGSNTLSVSAMAAWGDYAKVVLTICMVIGMAAGSTSGAVKLIRIVTLFKGIYWEIVKIVSPEGSVIPRKIAGKSVTDAEIKEAGTYTFLYLLFIFITWLVFMQYGYGGIDSFFEIASAQGNVGLSVGITGPTMPSIPEIFLIFGMWIGRIEIIPALVLFKVGIDLFKRF